The following proteins are co-located in the Schistocerca nitens isolate TAMUIC-IGC-003100 chromosome 2, iqSchNite1.1, whole genome shotgun sequence genome:
- the LOC126235107 gene encoding follicle cell protein 3C-1 produces MVGTTSTSSTVVSTVPSTTPIAPAPAPPTNPKDIPCTCGVFLSGQFVKGSDAQPRGNAALLHELMVPFPCTPVGLKQCINRCLDTIVKHLPNSPAILCGSIDRDCYKERAYLFVKNCSDKWVNTNLSAGREYCCKDGVPYKCPIMS; encoded by the exons ATGGTAGGCACTACCAGCACCAGCAGTACAGTAGTATCAACAGTTCCCTCTACAACTCCTATTGCACCAGCTCCAGCACCACCAACCAACCCAAAAGACATTCCGTGCACGTGTGGTGTTTTCCTCAGTGGACAATTTGTGAAAGGCAGTGATGCTCAACCACGAGGAAATGCAGCTCTGCTCCATGAACTGATGGTGCCCTTTCCATGCACACCTGTTGGCCTCAAACAGTGTATCAATCGCTGTCTTGATACC ATTGTGAAACATCTACCTAATAGCCCAGCTATTTTGTGTGGCTCTATTGATCGTGATTGCTACAAGGAGAGG GCATATTTATTTGTGAAGAACTGCAGTGATAAATGGGTCAACACAAATCTATCTGCTGGAAGGGAATACTGTTGTAAAGATGGTGTCCCTTATAAGTGTCCTATCATGTCATaa